The Jannaschia sp. M317 DNA segment CTCTTCCTCCGCGTGGGCGTCCTGCATGGAGTTCACGATCAGACCGACCAGCAGGTTCACGACCGCGAAGGTCGTGACCATGATGAAGGGGACGAAGAATACCCAGGCGTAGGGATAGACCTCCATCACCGGGCGCACGATTCCCATCGACCAGCTTTCAAGCGTCATGATCTGGAACAGGCTGTAGCCCGACCGTGCCAGGTTCCCGAACCAGTCCGGAAAGGCCGCACCGAACAGCGTCGTGGCGATCACGGCGGCAATGTAGAAGATGATGCCCATCAACAAGAACACGCTGCCCATGCCCGGCAGCGCGGTGATGAACCCCTCGACCACCCGGCGCAGGCGCGGAAACGCCGACACGATACGCAGCACCCGCAGGATCCGCAGGGCGCGCAGCACGCTGAACGGACCACTGCCGGGGACCAGGGCGACACCCACGATGACGAAATCGAACAGGTTCCAGGGCTGCACCCAGAACCGCCGTCCATGGGCGATCATCTTGGCCAGAAGCTCGGCCACGAAAATCGCCAGACAGGCCGTGTCGAGCGCCGTCAGCAGCGGGCCGAACCGGGCCATCACGGGCGGCACCGTCTCCAACCCCAGGATGACGGCGTTGAGCAGGATCACCGCGATGATGACATTGCGGATGATCGGGCGGTCGAGAAAGGCGGCAAGCGCGGCGCGGGTCATGGGTCAGGTCCTGTGAAAGGCGGCGACGAGCTCGATATGGGGGGACCAGCGGAATTGGTCCACCACCATGACCGGCCCCATGCGCCACCCCGCCGCCGTCAAGGTGGCGGCATCGCGCGCAAAGGTGACCGGGTTACAGCTGACGTGGGCGATGGTGCCCAGATCGGCACCCGCCAGTTCCGCCACCTGCGCTTCGGCCCCGGCCCTTGGCGGGTCGATGATCGCGGCGTCGAAGCGCGACAACTCCTGCGGCAACAGAGGGTTGCGAAACAGATCGCGGACCTCGGCGGTGATCGCCTTCAATCCTGTGCCCCCCCGCACGCCCGCCCCCAGTGCGTCGGTCAGGGTGCGATCGCCTTCGACCGCGTGGACGGCGGCCGTCTCGGCCGCCGGAAAGGTGAAGGTGCCGCATCCGGCGAACAGATCGACGACCTGCGCCGCGCCGCCCAGCGCCGCGCGGACCTGCGCCACCAGCGCCGCGGCCCCCTCGGGCGTTGCCTGCAGGAACGCCCCCGGCGGCGGCACCACGCGGGCGCGGCCCATCACCTGCGCGGGCGGGGTTTGTTGCAAGGCGGGCTCTCCGTTCCAGGTGATCCGCGCAAAGGCCGTCCCAAAGGGGGCCAGCGCCAGCATTGCGTCCCGGTCGAAATCACGCGCGCCCTCGATTGCCAGGTCGATGCCGGTGGGGCCCTGGGTCACGTGCAGCGTCACCGGCGCCGCCCGCGTGGCGGCCAGGCGGGTAACCTGTTCCAGCACCGGCAGCGCGGCGATCAGATCCGGATGCAGGACGCGGCAATCAGGGATCGACACGATCTCGTCGGAGGCGCGGACGTGAAACCCGACCTGCGCGCCCTTCTTGGTCTTGCGCCCGGACAGTGCGGCACGGCGCCGGGTGTTGGGGGGGGACGTTTCGATCCCCGCGATCTCTGCCGCCAGACCAGCGCGGGACAGGGCGGTGCGCACCATCTCCGTCTTCCAATCGGCCACGAACGCGTCCGAGGCATGCTGCACCGCACAGCCACCACAGCGTTTGAAATGCGCGCAGGGCGCGGTCACGCGGTCGGGACTGGGCGTGACGATCCTGGGGTCGGGCAGACGGTCACCGACCACCTCGCCCGAGACCTCTTCTCCGGGCAGGGTGCGGGGCACGAAGACAGGGCCACGGGCCACACCGTCCCCGCGTTGGCCAAGACGTTCGATCAGCATGGGACGGCACCGTGTGGGACGGACGCCTGCACCAGGTGCCCGGACTTATTCGGCCGCGACATCCTCGACCCCGATGAAGCCCCCGGACTGACGGTTCCAA contains these protein-coding regions:
- a CDS encoding ion transporter; this translates as MTRAALAAFLDRPIIRNVIIAVILLNAVILGLETVPPVMARFGPLLTALDTACLAIFVAELLAKMIAHGRRFWVQPWNLFDFVIVGVALVPGSGPFSVLRALRILRVLRIVSAFPRLRRVVEGFITALPGMGSVFLLMGIIFYIAAVIATTLFGAAFPDWFGNLARSGYSLFQIMTLESWSMGIVRPVMEVYPYAWVFFVPFIMVTTFAVVNLLVGLIVNSMQDAHAEEETAATDAYRDQVLERLIAIEARLAAQEAARKKP
- a CDS encoding class I SAM-dependent RNA methyltransferase; this translates as MLIERLGQRGDGVARGPVFVPRTLPGEEVSGEVVGDRLPDPRIVTPSPDRVTAPCAHFKRCGGCAVQHASDAFVADWKTEMVRTALSRAGLAAEIAGIETSPPNTRRRAALSGRKTKKGAQVGFHVRASDEIVSIPDCRVLHPDLIAALPVLEQVTRLAATRAAPVTLHVTQGPTGIDLAIEGARDFDRDAMLALAPFGTAFARITWNGEPALQQTPPAQVMGRARVVPPPGAFLQATPEGAAALVAQVRAALGGAAQVVDLFAGCGTFTFPAAETAAVHAVEGDRTLTDALGAGVRGGTGLKAITAEVRDLFRNPLLPQELSRFDAAIIDPPRAGAEAQVAELAGADLGTIAHVSCNPVTFARDAATLTAAGWRMGPVMVVDQFRWSPHIELVAAFHRT